A section of the Triticum dicoccoides isolate Atlit2015 ecotype Zavitan chromosome 7A, WEW_v2.0, whole genome shotgun sequence genome encodes:
- the LOC119329014 gene encoding uncharacterized protein LOC119329014 isoform X2 gives MGHIADPAGAVVVGCKVLPIFNENGIVDGAVKKIVHRIDGKKAVARVKELLKWAAHARPYGSSNGVSGKKWKFLSFQGRDGGGAAAPVSKCDDDASSGSGSGSGGKLSFKWEAGSCSSASSVLYSPLSFASAPAGRTEQQTPSRGNGNYNYSYNGYASRLSSVSQKSTSSEACRMAQWITTDSDFVVLEL, from the exons ATGGGGCACATTGCTGATCCTGCGGGCGCCGTAGTCGTGGGCTGCAAAGTGCTGCCCATCTTCAACGAGAATGGCATTGTGGATGGCGCGGTGAAGAAGATCGTGCACAGGATCGACGGGAAGAAGGCGGTCGCCCGGGTGAAGGAGCTCCTCAAGTGGGCTGCGCATGCCAGGCCGTACGGCAGCAGCAACGGCGTCAGCGGGAAGAAATGGAAG TTTCTGAGCTTCCAGGGAAGGGATGGTGGTGGTGCTGCAGCGCCGGTATCAAAGTGTGACGACGACGCGAGCTCCGGGTCCGGGTCCGGGTCCGGTGGCAAGCTGAGCTTCAAGTGGGAGGCGGGCAGCTGCTCGTCGGCTTCGTCGGTGCTGTACTCGCCGCTGTCGTTCGCGTCGGCGCCGGCCGGGAGGACGGAGCAGCAGACGCCGTCACGGGGGAACGGGAACTACAACTACAGCTACAATGGGTACGCGTCGCGGCTGTCGTCGGTGAGCCAGAAGAGCACGTCGTCGGAGGCGTGCCGGATGGCGCAGTGGATCACCACCGATTCAGACT TTGTGGTGCTGGAGCTGTAA
- the LOC119329014 gene encoding uncharacterized protein LOC119329014 isoform X1 translates to MGHIADPAGAVVVGCKVLPIFNENGIVDGAVKKIVHRIDGKKAVARVKELLKWAAHARPYGSSNGVSGKKWKQFLSFQGRDGGGAAAPVSKCDDDASSGSGSGSGGKLSFKWEAGSCSSASSVLYSPLSFASAPAGRTEQQTPSRGNGNYNYSYNGYASRLSSVSQKSTSSEACRMAQWITTDSDFVVLEL, encoded by the exons ATGGGGCACATTGCTGATCCTGCGGGCGCCGTAGTCGTGGGCTGCAAAGTGCTGCCCATCTTCAACGAGAATGGCATTGTGGATGGCGCGGTGAAGAAGATCGTGCACAGGATCGACGGGAAGAAGGCGGTCGCCCGGGTGAAGGAGCTCCTCAAGTGGGCTGCGCATGCCAGGCCGTACGGCAGCAGCAACGGCGTCAGCGGGAAGAAATGGAAG CAGTTTCTGAGCTTCCAGGGAAGGGATGGTGGTGGTGCTGCAGCGCCGGTATCAAAGTGTGACGACGACGCGAGCTCCGGGTCCGGGTCCGGGTCCGGTGGCAAGCTGAGCTTCAAGTGGGAGGCGGGCAGCTGCTCGTCGGCTTCGTCGGTGCTGTACTCGCCGCTGTCGTTCGCGTCGGCGCCGGCCGGGAGGACGGAGCAGCAGACGCCGTCACGGGGGAACGGGAACTACAACTACAGCTACAATGGGTACGCGTCGCGGCTGTCGTCGGTGAGCCAGAAGAGCACGTCGTCGGAGGCGTGCCGGATGGCGCAGTGGATCACCACCGATTCAGACT TTGTGGTGCTGGAGCTGTAA
- the LOC119329013 gene encoding U-box domain-containing protein 12-like produces the protein MRGRDSLLREFAAVNEQIQAALDQLPYHDFDMPEEVQEQVALVHSQFKRAATRAEPADAQLARDLAWALSDDKPTVPALLMRVSEKLQLETMADMKRESVALHEMVISSGGEPEGCVDEMSSLLKKLKDCVIAQAPSAEGPGVGRSPSVKSPIIPDEFRCPISLELMQDPVIVSSGQTYERSCIQKWLDSGHKTCPKTQLALTHTSLTPNFVLKSLIAQWCEANGIELPKNKANSHDKKAVKSSDYDNAGLISLMNRLRGGNQDEQRAAAGEIRLLAKRNVNNRICIAEAGAIPLLVNLLSSSDPRTQEHAVTALLNLSIHENNKASIVDSNAIPKIVEVLKTGSMEARENAAATLFSLSVVDENKVTIGAAGAIPPLINLLCDGSPRGKKDAATAIFNLCIYQGNKVRAVKAGIITHLMNFLVDPTGGMIDEALTLLSILAGNQEGKSVITQSEPMPSLVEVIKTGSPRNRENAAAILWSLCSADAEQTMAAKAAGGEDALKELSETGTDRAKRKASSLLELMRQSEEA, from the exons ATGCGAGGCCGGGACAGCCTCCTCCGCGAATTCGCCGCCGTCAACGAGCAGATCCAGGCCGCGCTCGACCAGCTGCCCTACCACGACTTCGACATGCCAGAggaggtgcaggagcag GTGGCGCTGGTGCACTCGCAGTTCAAGCGGGCGGCGACGAGGGCGGAGCCGGCCGACGCGCAGCTCGCCAGGGACCTCGCCTGGGCGCTCAGCGAcgacaagcccaccgtgccggcccTCCTCATGAGGGTCTCCGAGAAGCTGCAGCTCGAGACCATGGCTGACATGAAGCGCGAGTCCGTGGCGCTGCACGAGATGGTCATCTCCAGCGGCGGCGAGCCCGAAGGCTGTGTCGACGAGATGTCCTCCCTGCTCAAGAAGCTCAAGGACTGTGTCATCGCCCAGGCCCCCTCCGCCGAGGGTCCCGGTGTGGGCAGGTCTCCCTCCGTGAAGTCCCCCATCATCCCAGACGAGTTCAGATGCCCCATTTCGCTCGAGCTGATGCAGGACCCCGTCATCGTCTCCAGCGGCCAG ACGTACGAGCGGTCCTGCATCCAGAAGTGGCTTGATTCTGGGCACAAGACCTGCCCCAAGACGCAGCTGGCCCTCACGCATACTTCCCTCaccccaaactttgtcctcaaaAGCCTGATAGCGCAGTGGTGCGAAGCCAATGGCATCGAGCTTCCCAAGAACAAAGCCAACTCCCATGACAAGAAAGCGGTCAAAAGCTCCGACTATGACAATGCTGGTCTCATCTCGCTGATGAATAGGCTGCGGGGTGGGAACCAGGACGAGCAACGGGCAGCTGCGGGGGAGATCCGGTTGCTTGCCAAGAGAAACGTGAACAACCGGATATGCATCGCTGAAGCAGGGGCCATTCCGCTGCTGGTCAATCTGCTCTCCTCTTCCGATCCAAGAACGCAGGAACACGCCGTCACGGCACTCCTTAACCTCTCCATCCATGAGAACAACAAGGCAAGCATCGTGGATTCCAATGCCATCCCTAAGATAGTGGAAGTGCTAAAAACTGGGAGTATGGAAGCCAGAGAGAATGCCGCGGCCACGCTGTTTAGCCTGTCAGTTGTGGATGAAAATAAGGTCACTATCGGCGCTGCTGGTGCGATACCTCCGCTCATCAATCTTCTGTGCGACGGGAGCCCAAGAGGCAAGAAAGATGCGGCAACGGCAATTTTCAACCTGTGCATATATCAGGGCAATAAGGTCCGGGCGGTGAAAGCTGGAATCATCACCCATCTGATGAACTTCTTGGTGGATCCCACTGGGGGAATGATTGACGAGGCGCTCACTCTTTTGTCGATTCTTGCCGGTAATCAAGAAGGCAAGTCTGTAATTACACAATCAGAGCCAATGCCTTCACTAGTCGAGGTGATCAAAACTGGCTCTCCTCGCAACAGGGAGAACGCGGCAGCCATTCTTTGGTCTCTCTGTTCTGCTGATGCTGAACAAACCATGGCTGCAAAGGCAGCTGGAGGGGAAGATGCACTCAAGGAGCTGTCAGAAACCGGCACAGACCGCGCAAAAAGGAAAGCTTCTAGCTTACTTGAACTCATGCGCCAATCAGAAGAGGCATGA